Within the Halorhabdus rudnickae genome, the region TTACGACGGCGGAGTCTTTATCTGGCCCGTTGGGCAACGTTCGGAGAGAGTGCAAAGAACGTGATCAGGCGCGGTCAGTCGGTAGCCGGCGCGCGTGTGACCACATTTAACCCCCAGGACCGAAAGCAAAGCAACAGATAACATGTCAGCACGGACATCGACACGAGCCGTCGTCGCCGACGACAGCCACTTCATGCGGAGTGTGATCTCCGACATTCTGGAGGACGGTGGGATCGAGGTCGTCGCCACGGCGAAACACGGTCGGGAAGCGGTCGAGCTAGTCGACGAACACGACCCCGACGTCGTGACGATGGACGTCGAGATGCCGGAGATGAACGGCATCGAGGCCGTCGAGCAGATCATGGCGACGTCGCCGACGCCCATCCTGATGCTTTCGGCCCACACTGACGAGAACGCCGACGTCACCTTCGAGGCCCTGGAGAAAGGCGCCGTGGACTTCTTCACGAAACCCGGCGGCGAGGTGTCGATGGAGATGTCCCGGCTGAAAGACCAACTCGTCGAGATGGTACACTCGGTCGCCGAGGTCGATCCCACGGCGCGGTCGACTGAAACCACTGGTTCCTCGACCACCAAGGGGGGCGAGGCGCTCTCACGACCGGGCGCCGAACAATACGTCGAGAACCCGACGCTGGTGATCGGGTCCTCGACTGGCGGCCCGACCGTCGTCGAGCGAGTCCTCTCGGAGTTGCCCGTCGATGCCGACCTGCGGATCCTCATCGTCCAGCACATGCCTGATGAGTTCACCGAACGATTCGCCGACCGTCTGGACGGCCGCAGCGAGTACAGCGTCAGGGAAGCGACGGATGGCGACCGGATCGGGGGCGGCGAGGCGCTGGTGGCGGCCGGCGGTCACCACATGGTCGTCGCAAATTACCGTAGCGGTCGACTGCGGGTCTCGCTGACCGAAGAGCCGCCAGTCAACAGCGTTCGGCCGGCGGTCGACGTGACCATGGAAAGTGCGGCCGAGGTGATCACGGATCCACTCGTCGGCGTCATCTTGACCGGGATGGGCGAGGACGGGGCCGAGGGAATCCGCGCGATCAAGCAAGCCGGGGGACGGACGCTCGTCCAGGACGAGTCGTCCTCGGCGGTCTTTGGCATGCCCAAGCGGGCGATCGAGACCGGCAAGGTGGATACGGTCCGTTCGCTGGACGAAATTGCGAGCGCGATCCTGGATGCGATCAAACCGGAGGGACACTAACCAACATGGAGGACCAATATCTCGACGCGTTCATCCGTGAGAGCGAGGAGGCGATCACGGAGCTGAACAACTCGTTGCTCGAACTCGAATCGGACCCGGACGACCAGCAAGCGATGGACTCGATCTTCCGGACGGCTCACACGCTGAAGGGCAACTTCGGCGCGATGGGCTTCGAGGAAGCGAGTAACCTAGCCCACGCGATCGAAGACCTGCTGGACGAGATGCGCCAGGGGGAGATGGATGTCACCCCCGAGATCATGGACCTCGTCTTCGCCGGTGTGGACGATATCGAAGCCATCGTCGGCGAGATCGAAGCCGAGGGCGAATCGACGGTCGAGACCGCAGCGATGGTCGAAGACATCCGGACGGTCATCGAGGAAGGTGCCGACGCGGCCGGTTCCGACCACGAGGCTGGTCGTGACCGATCCGAAGACGGATCGGCGTCCGGTGAGGACAGTACCGCAGCCGCCGACGGCGACACGGTCGACGTCGAGTCCGTCCTCGAACGCGTGGACGTCCCGAAACCAGACGAAAGATCGGTCTACCACGTCAGCGTCGACGTCGGCGACGGGAACATGCAGGGTGTCGATGCGATGCTCGCCGTCGAATCGCTGATCGAAGAACTCGACGTGCTTGCGACCGATCCCGACCGGGAGGCCATCGAGGACGGTGACTTCGAGGAGACGTTCTCGGCGTTCGTCGCTGACGACGACGGAGAGAGCGTCCAGTCGACACTCGACGGGATGGGTCCCATCGAGGCGGCGACGGTGACCGACGCGACCCAAGCAGTCGCGGCGTCGGACACTGGATCGACCGACGACGGGGGCTCTACGCCATCGTCGTCGGCGAGCAGCACCGACTCCTCGGTCGACGAGATCAAGTCAGTCCGGGTCGATGTCGGACAACTCGATACGCTCCACGGGCTGGTCGAGCAGCTAGTCACCAGTCGGATCAAGCTTCGACGAGCGGTCGAAGACGAGAGTCTGGACTCGGCCAACGAGACGTTGAACGAACTCGATAAGATCACCGCCAGCCTCCAGAACACCGTCATGGACATGCGGTTGATCCCGCTGCGGAAAGTCGTCGGAAAGTTCCCCCGGCTGGTTCGGGACCTCTCGCGGGATCTCGGTAAGGAGATCGAGTTCACTATCGAGGGTGAGGACATCGAACTCGACCGGACGATCCTCACCGAAATCTCCGATCCCCTGATGCACATCCTCCGGAATGCCGTCGATCACGGGATCGAATCTCCCGAAGAGCGCGAACAGAAGGGCAAGCCACGCGAAGGGCATATCGAATTGCGGGCCTCCCGGGAACGCGATCACGTCGTCATCACTGTCGAGGACGACGGCGCGGGGTTAGATGTCGAAGGGATCCGCGAGCAAGCCCTCGAAAGCGGAGTCCGCTCGGCAGACGAACTCGAGCGGATGGACGACTCGGCGATCTATGACCTCGTGTTCCACCCGGGCTTCTCGACGGCCGAAGAAGTAACCGACACCAGCGGTCGTGGCGTCGGAATGGACGTCGTCCACGAGACGGTCACGCAACTGGACGGGTCAGTCAACGTCGAGTCGACCCAGGGCGAAGGGACGACTGTCTCTCTGCGCCTGCCGGTGACCATGGCCATCGTGAAGGTGCTTTTCGTCCAGGTCGGCAAGGAGCAATACGGAATCCCGATCAAGAACGTCGACGAAATCACCGCAGCCACGGAGGCCCGAACGATCAACGGTAACGAGGTCATCAAGCACAACGACGAGATCTACCCGATCATCGACCTTGCGGAAGGCTTCGACGTCCCCGGGGAGACCGCAAACGGCGACGGCATGCTCGTCCGCGTCCGCGAGTCCGAACGGAAGGTCGCTCTCCACTGCGACGAGGTCAACAGCCAGGAAGAAGTCGTCGTCAAGCCCCTCGAAGGCATCCTCTCGGGAACGCCTGGACTCTCGGGGACAGCCGTCCTCGGCGACGGAAACATCGTCCACATCCTGGACGTCGTGACGCTGTAGCGGGCCTGCACACACCGTCGGTTGTGACGGCTATCCCTTTTGTACGCGTGAGACCGTTGACAACCGTTGCAATCAATACTACCGAGCCCTCACTACTGGGTAACGTGACCTATCGATGAGTCGCCGGTCAGGATCCCAGCGGGGATTTGAGTCCCTGCTCGAGTACCTCGAGTCGGAGCTATCGTTCGAATCCGACTTCTACAACGACGCCTACATGGACCGGCGGATCACCGCCCGGATGCGTCGCACTGACAACGAGAACTACCGCACTTACAAGCGGCTGCTCGAAAGCGACCCCGATGAGCAGGAAGCGCTGCTGGATTCGCTTTCGATCAACGTCACCGGGTTCTTCCGTAACCCCGATGCCTGGGAGGGACTACGGCCGATCCTCAAGAGGTTGACCGCCGAAAACCGCGAGGTCCAGGCCTGGAGTGCGCCCTGTGCCGACGGTCGCGAACCGTACTCCCTGGCGATGCTCGCCCGGGACGACCCGGACATCCGGGCCGACCGGCTGGACATCCTGGCGACGGACATCAACCCTGATATCCTGGAAACGGCACGCAACGGGGTCTACGAAGCCTCCCAGACAAGCGACATCGAGGCGGAGCTGGAACCGCTGGCAGACAGCGACCGATACATCGACCGCGAGGGCGACACCTTCACCGTCCGGGACGACATCCGCGAGATGGTCTCCTTCAAACAGCACGATCTCATCGGCGGCGACCCAAAGAGCGGGTTCGATCTCCTGCTGTGTCGGAACTTCCTCATCTACATTGATGCCGCCTACAAGAACCCGATCTTCGAGACTATCCGCGGCTCGCTTCGATCGGGCGGGTACCTCATGATCGGAATGACCGAAACCATTCCGGCTGGCGCGCGCTCGGCCTTCGAGGCGGCCGACAAACAACACCGGATCTACGAGCGG harbors:
- a CDS encoding protein-glutamate methylesterase/protein-glutamine glutaminase, with amino-acid sequence MSARTSTRAVVADDSHFMRSVISDILEDGGIEVVATAKHGREAVELVDEHDPDVVTMDVEMPEMNGIEAVEQIMATSPTPILMLSAHTDENADVTFEALEKGAVDFFTKPGGEVSMEMSRLKDQLVEMVHSVAEVDPTARSTETTGSSTTKGGEALSRPGAEQYVENPTLVIGSSTGGPTVVERVLSELPVDADLRILIVQHMPDEFTERFADRLDGRSEYSVREATDGDRIGGGEALVAAGGHHMVVANYRSGRLRVSLTEEPPVNSVRPAVDVTMESAAEVITDPLVGVILTGMGEDGAEGIRAIKQAGGRTLVQDESSSAVFGMPKRAIETGKVDTVRSLDEIASAILDAIKPEGH
- the cheA gene encoding chemotaxis protein CheA, whose product is MEDQYLDAFIRESEEAITELNNSLLELESDPDDQQAMDSIFRTAHTLKGNFGAMGFEEASNLAHAIEDLLDEMRQGEMDVTPEIMDLVFAGVDDIEAIVGEIEAEGESTVETAAMVEDIRTVIEEGADAAGSDHEAGRDRSEDGSASGEDSTAAADGDTVDVESVLERVDVPKPDERSVYHVSVDVGDGNMQGVDAMLAVESLIEELDVLATDPDREAIEDGDFEETFSAFVADDDGESVQSTLDGMGPIEAATVTDATQAVAASDTGSTDDGGSTPSSSASSTDSSVDEIKSVRVDVGQLDTLHGLVEQLVTSRIKLRRAVEDESLDSANETLNELDKITASLQNTVMDMRLIPLRKVVGKFPRLVRDLSRDLGKEIEFTIEGEDIELDRTILTEISDPLMHILRNAVDHGIESPEEREQKGKPREGHIELRASRERDHVVITVEDDGAGLDVEGIREQALESGVRSADELERMDDSAIYDLVFHPGFSTAEEVTDTSGRGVGMDVVHETVTQLDGSVNVESTQGEGTTVSLRLPVTMAIVKVLFVQVGKEQYGIPIKNVDEITAATEARTINGNEVIKHNDEIYPIIDLAEGFDVPGETANGDGMLVRVRESERKVALHCDEVNSQEEVVVKPLEGILSGTPGLSGTAVLGDGNIVHILDVVTL
- a CDS encoding CheR family methyltransferase, which gives rise to MSRRSGSQRGFESLLEYLESELSFESDFYNDAYMDRRITARMRRTDNENYRTYKRLLESDPDEQEALLDSLSINVTGFFRNPDAWEGLRPILKRLTAENREVQAWSAPCADGREPYSLAMLARDDPDIRADRLDILATDINPDILETARNGVYEASQTSDIEAELEPLADSDRYIDREGDTFTVRDDIREMVSFKQHDLIGGDPKSGFDLLLCRNFLIYIDAAYKNPIFETIRGSLRSGGYLMIGMTETIPAGARSAFEAADKQHRIYERT